TTCATTGCTCCTTCAAAACTTTAATCACCACCAGTTTTATTCGATGTAATGTCtcgttttcttttctttattcatGCGAAAGGACCACACTTCAAGAATGATTTTCTCTATTCTTTCTTctgttttcagttttttaaggCTTTCAATGGCATCTGGGTTCTGACGAAATTTAACTTTTGTCACTTGTTCCAGCTTTTTTGGTAGAGGCTGAAGACAATCAACCAATTTGCAACCGGGATTTATAGAGAGGGCAAATTCTTCAGGTCCTCTATTTATTAAGTcaccatttttcatttttaagaatttaagcTTGGAAATGGGAGTTAATGatgtttggtttggatttttTTCACAGGGTACTAAAGGAAAAATGAGTCTTATGCATACTCCAAATTTCAGATATCCAGAGAGCGACTTGAGAAAAAACCAAGAATTTATGGATCCTGGTCACCATTATCAAGAACAAAATCACCACCAGCATAACTCAGGTCTTATGCGGTACCGTTCAGCTCCAAGTTCATTTTTTGAGAGTCTTGCAAATGTAAACAGTGGGGTGGTTAATAATTCTGAAGGTTATCGATATCTTCAATCTTCAAGTCCTGAAATAGACACTTTTCTGGGAAAATATATGCTGCCATGTGACGGTTCTGGGGATTCAGAATTCGGAGAAAAAGCTATGAAACAAGAAGAGTCTGAGAATATTACTCAACAGAATGGTTATTCAAATGGGTCCTCGCAGATGATTTACCAAAGTTTACCCGCTCATTTGACTAATGATAATCCTGTGAGTGTTGGTAGTACTATGGATACTTCATTTGGGGTTGCGAATCACTCTATGGCCTTGGAGAATTCGACGCAGGCGAAAGTGGGTGCCGGAAATGGCTCTAATCTTGCTAGGCAAAATAGCTCTCCACCTGGACTTTTCTCCAACCTAGGCATTGACAATGgtatttttactttgtttttgcTGCAATTTGCATTTTGTTATATGTCAATCTCTGTTATGTTTCCTTTGAAGTCAGGAAtagttttagtttgaatttaatggATTATGTGTAGTTTAAGCATCCATGTGTTTAATCAAGTTGCAATTTAGaagtcaagaaaaagaaaatttgtttttctacACACTTTACAAGTAATTATAGATATTAATCAATTCTGCATTCATACATGCTTGTTCATAGCTGGAAAGCTGACGGTTCTGTGATTACTTTCTTTAATATAAAGAGAGTTGACCATATAACTTCGTAAaaccctttttcttttccttcttatcCAATTGAAATTGATGGTCCTATACTATTGTGAGTGAAAGAACCTGATTGTAGCGTCAAGATGCCGAGTCATAGGATGGAAGAATTGAAATAAAGGAGGAGCAGATCTGCAGCCTGTGACAGTACTCAAAGTTCTTGCGTTTGAGTTTTGAGTTGAACAATCCAATAATCTTAACTTGCATGAAATGAGTTGCTTATGCTAATATTTAGATTCTGATTATTTCTCAAGACTGCTCTCTATAACATTAATGTATTAATCATTGCTTCGCTTGGTTGCTGAAGATTTGTTAATGACTTGCAGGCTTTAATGTAGTGAGGGATGTGGGGTGCTTTACAGGTACCAACGGAGAAACTAGCTCATCAGGTAGTcatttaaataatcatataaactGTCCATCTAGATCATCTTCAAGACCTATGCCTCAGATTGGTGAAATTGGGAGCCAGAACATGGGGGCCAGTACCCTGGAGAAAAACTTGGGTCGTAATAATGGTAGCACTAGGCAATACATGTCAAATTTCTTGAGTGATTTTTGGGATGATTCTTCATTCAGAGGCCTGAAGAGAGCTAGAGATCATGATGGGAGCATGTTTTTCGGTTTAAATTCTTTGGAAACTCAGGTAACTTTTATTTGCAAAATcgttattattattcataattctGTTTATGAAGGTCTTTAGCTGATGGTATGATGATTGATTAGAATGGAAATCCTGGAAACCAGCCTGCTCGTTTGGCGCACCATTTGAGCTTGCCTAAAACTTCTGCTGAACTGGCCACTGTAGAGAAGCTTTTGCTCTTTCAAGGTTCTGTTCCCTGCAAGATTCGAGCCAAAAGAGGTTGTGCCACTCATCCTCGAAGCATTGCAGAGAGGGTAAATCTCATCTATACTATTCGAAAAGTCCATTTCTCGTGATGATTTTCTAGATGTATAATTGGGAATGTGAATTTCAGGTAAGAAGAACCCGAATCAGCGAAAGAATGAAGAAGCTGCAAGAACTTTTTCCAAACATGGACAAGGTAATTAAGACTCTAGATTTGACAAATGATACTCACATGTTACATGTTTTTGCACAAACTTTCAGCAGaactaaaaattcatttatgttTTCTTCTTGACAGCAAACGAACACAGCTGATATGTTAGATCTGGCAGTTGAGTACATTAAAGATCTTCAGAAACAAGTCAAGGTAACACAAAAAGAAACCATCCTTTTAATTAACTTCACATGAATCTCTAACCAAATTTATCCTCCCTCACcaaaaccttttctttttcGTGCAGACGCTCACGGATACTCGAACCAATTGCACATGTTCAAGTAAACAGAAACCATATTGAAACATACAGAATACTTGTGTTCTGTCTGGTTTATTTGTTTCTGTACAGAAAGCAATAGGAAGTTGGTGGGAGGTGAAAAAAGAAAGCTAACCCTTCACTTTAAAATAATAGGGCAGTCAGAAATGGTTAGTTTGGTGAAGAAATGCTGctgtaatttattaatatcCAGTTCTTAATCAGTAGGCTAGAGTCTTCTTATCTGTAATTTtgttgagaaaagaaaaaagaaaaaaattgtttttctttgatGTTCATGTTCTTTAACCATTTTTAGTgtggaaatgaaaaataattaaatcatattgCTTAAGAGGTTCAACAAATTTGGAAGATCATGGCATTGTTGAACTCTTTGGAGAATCCTATAATTGGTTTAGAAAAGTTCAAGGGCATGTGGAATAGTTTTTAATAAACGGtgtttaaataaacaataactaGGTGTGACTAAGAGCTGTGCcttggaaaattttattatttgttggcATATTAATtgatctattttattttttaatttaaggggCCCCCATGTCCCAAAATCcttgaaatatttattcatttagagtttttttttttttttccttgttgaAATGAAAGGAGAGAACAATACCACAAATATCATTGAATCTAATAACTCTGTCTTTGAGTTTGGAACATAAACTATTCATGTACCACCATTAcatttgtttcaattttctCCATCTTCAAGAATCGTGAATCATGTTCCTTTTAAGTTTTCAGATCTAGGGTATGTGTTTACCCCATAACATTTCAAAATCtaaggtttattttattttattttatttttgtggttCAATTGGGCCAACAACTATGTTGCCTATGTTCTTCCATGCAAATGTACCTTATTTGTTCCTTTCTGTTGGAGGAAAGTATTTGTTTCATATAGAAAACAGGTTTTCTGCAATAAACTCTTCAAAGTCACTGTCAGATATGTTGCTTGCATAAAAAATTTTTCCACACTGATATTAATTGCTGTTTTGGACCACTTTTTGAGCAAAGCCTTATTCAGTGAAAATGTTTGTCGGTTGATGTCTAAACTCCCAATTAGGCCAAATTTTTATTGTGTTGTGCTGCTGTTTGTTGATATTTgtggtttctttttctttcgATGTTTTGTAGATAATGGATAGTGTAAGACGAGTTAAGGATACTGAGATTCAGATTATACGAtgattataatcaataaaacaaacaacTCTCATTTGATACATGGAGAGGCAATTTGATTCAAAGCCAATTGAATATGTTCACAAGCAATGTGTTTTGGCAAGTTCTTCAACATTCGACTCACCTAATTGTTTGTTAAATTGTATTATAATGTTCAAGAATTAATACGGTTGGAGTTGGCGCTCTAGACTCTAGAGtcaatattttcaatgataCAGATTCATGTTAAATAATATCTATACATAGACATGACAATGGGCGGCCACGGGGTTGGCACCGCCTGCAATTTTGCATTAAGGAAGAAGTAGAGTAGTTGAAGAATTAGATATTCCACATTTTCGGTATCTGCAAGCTGTAACATCGAAGGCTTTGATATAGCAGGAAAATGACATCAACTATCAATGTACATGTCATAACAAGGGATCCTGATTTGTGGGAGAAACCAAACGAGTTTTGCCCTGAGAGATGCTTTGTACGTATGTATGTATTTGAATTCCCCAACGAGTTATACATTATAGCATTACAAAAGAGCAACGTCTTCTAACCGAAGCATAGTGCTATGTTCAAGAATTGGTGAGCTTTTTGAAGATTAAGGTGGAGGTAGATGATGCAGAGAATAAAAGGATCATGAAGTAATCTTGCATTTTAACGTTAATGGTGGCCAATATCATGAATTAGGATTCTTTCATGGATTTCTTTAGATGCTTTCATATTTAATAAGCACTCTTCGTGGCATTAGTAacagtatatatataattaacaataacaatgaaaatcaaaataCGCAAACCCACATAATTCAGTACATAATTAACTCAAAGTTCATCACGCTGTCATATCCCTAACATCCATAGTCAATAGAACAAAAGCTTCTGGGAGCTCTGGACACACTTATTCTTCAAACTTCCCCTACCACACTGAAATATTCTTCTCCTTCTACTTCATAATATCACCTGCATTACATATTTGAATTAGTCATTATTTCGTTTGCATTAATCTATGTGTTTGTTTGTGTGTGTGcttgtgagagagagagagagagagtacaTGGTTCAAAGTTTGCAGTGCACTTGTCGGGAAGCTGCATTGCCATGTTCCGGTCGACACCAGCGATGGGAGGACCACTGACAAGTGTACACAAGCAAGGCTGGCCAAGAGTCTTGACGGCATTGCAGCACGCGTCACTTGGAGGAATGGGGCTGAAAGGAGCTACTGCCGCCCTGCAAGGAACCAACTGGACAAGTGCAGCGAAGAATGTGCTCCCACAAGGATGGCTCTTCCCTTGCTGCACCAGACTTGTCGTCACCAGAACAAACACCAACATTAGGGGCAGAGCCTTAGAGTTAAAACCCTTCatgtttgattcaatttctTTGATATTTCTTCGGTAGTGAAGTCTCCAGGTCTAAGAGAGATCACATATATAGGAAAAGAGCGACTCATGCCACATTGCACCTCTTTCCTACCTCTTAAACTAAATCCATATTGGTCATGCTACCCACAAGTTTAAGTTGACAGGTCGGTTGCACAGTTAGCTAACTCAAATTTCATGACACCGTGCAGTTCATGATGTTATTTCTGTAAATTGGTTTCTGCATACCAATTTACTAGAACTGAAAGACTCTTGTATTcacaaaagaaattataaaaagaagcaaaatggaagaagaatcaaGTTTTCTTTGGTTAACTACTTTAAAGGCATGAACACAAAATTTTCCTAATGGCTCATAAACAAggagaaagacaaataattccATCTAAGCTTCTATAAGAACTTGATGTGTTTGATTTCTATCAAAGACTAACATAATTCTGCACACTTATagaattgttaattaatttgtaagaATATGTAGTAATACtagaaaacaaatgaaatatcAGTGTCCTTTTATTGCCTATGTCAGtatcttttttttaacaagttcagtttgaattcagtCTTATGAATAATTAAAGTTGAGTTTAAAAGCATAACCAGTTGTTTGCGAATCACTCTAAGAACTTGATGAGCCGTGCACAATCAAAACAGAAGCAGTGAAATTCCATGTTgcagaaaaagggaaaaactttTAGCACTGCTAGTTATGAAATAATTCAGAAATGGTAAGCACATGCATAAGCACTTATTTAATCTGTAGCATTATAGCCCAGCAATGGAGTCTCAAATAACACCATATGAAAGTAACAAGGTAAACCCCGGCATCTGAAAGCAATTGGGCAAAGTTGGTTGTGCATTCTATGAACAAAATAATTTCTTCCCTTTTGAGTTGAATTATTGGAGAATTCAGGAGAAGAAATATTAGTAATTAACTCGCAAACTAGAAAATCATCAAAAGTTTTGAGGATAAAATTCaagtaaatttaatatattttactgtaaaattttaaaatttaaattctaaccCAATTTAAAGCCCAACATCAAACCCAAAATCAAGCCCAAATAATGAGTAGTTTGACACCCCTCATTACGATATTAAGGAAAATCGCCGCCTCAACTCTGCTTGTCCCTCTCTTTTCTCCTCCCTTTTACCCTCCTAAAACCCTCACCGgcttgttttatattttcatttatcgGCTCTTTATAATTCTCTCATTCCTTAATTAGTTCCGAGATACCGATTGGTAATATATTACTAGCTTCATCTCCTTTTccatattgaaaatttcaatcaGCTAAGCGGcttctctggtttatattagttttaagatatatttatgttttgctTTGTTTCTATTTAGAGTTCTCTTTGACTGTAAATTTCAGTTACGTGAATTTGTTATGCTTACTATTTGTCTTGAATGTGtcaactttaatttgattatatatttttatttattttacgaAGAGAAGGAAGCTACCatgtttttttgtttgcttGTCGTTATGATGTATATTGATTTGAAGCTGGGAAATTCTtgcattcaaaattttattttatggttaACTTCTCTGTGAGATGTTTGGACTTCTTTATtgtcatacttttttttttttttttgtaaatttctaTTTGATAATTTGAAGTTCATGATTAGGAGAGTAAAAGATGGCGGGCAAATCTAACAAAGGGAGGAATCGGAAAGGCACACATGGTGCTACTACCAGTTCTTCACAACAGGTTGTTTCATCAGATGCTCCTGCCAAAGGTAACAAGACTACTTTGGATTCTGCAAACATTGAGGCTAATGGAGTTCAACCTGTGAGTGAAACTACTGATGCTCAGCTGGAGGTCAAGGAGGTTGAAACAGAAAATTCAGTTAACGAACCAAAGCAAGGTGAAGTTAGTTGCTTAAGAGTTTTATTAATTGCATGtttacttaaaagaaaaatgtaggTTAGCATTTTGAGAAATAGCTAACTTGCAGACCTTCAATGAGTTTgggattatattattattaaaaaaaaaaaaaaacttattaatacATCATAAGGAAGTtctagtttaatttttaatttgctttCCGCTAGCTGCAAACACTTCAATTCTTTTTTATCTTCTGATGCTGCATATCTTTTAAAGTTGAAAGAAACAATAGAGGGATACAATTAGGTCATTGAAATAGCTGTCTCATTATTGTGATAATAGAAAGGAAAGACATGTGTCTATGTACGTTTACATCATTTATGCATAAGTCAACAATTTGACTACTCTAGTATATAAAATATCCTTTCTTATTATGTATTGATCATATTGTGTTGtgtcttagttttattttttagatttctaacGTTGGTCTCTTCAAGTTTGACTTTGGGTAATCAACCtgaaatatatttatgttaaaatttttttggggGGGTATTGTTCTTCCCATTCGACTAAAGTTTGAAGTTAATTCATTTAGTTACTAATGCTTATAACTCAAATAATTGTCATTTCAGACTTCTTTTTCCAATCTGAGATTTTGaatgctttttgtttttggtttcaTTACAGCATTATGGCTTTTGCTGCTAGCATCTAACTCTTTACTTTATTTGACGGTGTGCACAGATAGATGaccttttatttataatgcttAGCTCGTGGATATTATTTCTTAGATGATAAGCATGAATTTGTTCCAGAAGTTCTAATCAGCTTACTTTGCCTTGTGATCATTTATATCTGTCCACCTTAACCCTGTTTTCTGGTTTATGAgatctcttttttgttttatttttttctattggaCATTATATATGTGATTTCTTATACGCGATTGCAGGTGATATTAATCTTTATCCTGTCTCTGTCAAAACACAAAGTGGCGAGAAGCTAGAACTACAAGTAAGCTTACTTATTTAGGAACCAGTACCTGTTAGTGATAATGTGGTTTGgagattattattaaatgaagaACAATGCAACTTAAGCATCTGCGGCTTAATTATGTTTGATGGccttattttttccatttaccATTTTGGAGGTTGTTTTGACTCTTCATTTTTGGCATATGACTTGTTTGATTATTAGTTATCCACCAATCACCATATTCTTGAATCCATTTGTTGCATCTTGCTTAAAGCTGCTCATTTGTTGAATCAATACATATTTGCAGTTGAACCCAGGAGATTCTGTCATGGATGTAAGACAATTTCTTCTTGATGCCCCAGAGACATGTTTCTTCACATGTTATGACTTATTGCTGCAAACAAAAGATGGCTCAACTCATCATTTGGAAGATTACAATGAAATATCTGAAGTTGCTGATATCACTACTGGTGATTGCACCTTGGAGATGGTTGCTGGTATACTgaaatttctttatattattattatttttgtttgtaacaTCTACTTGTGGACTCTAATATGTTAGTTACTTTGGCAGCATTATATGATGATAGATCTATCAGGGCTCATGTTCACCGCACTAGGGATTTGCTTTCCCTCTCAACACTTCATGCTTCACTGTCCACATCTCTTGCATTACAGTATGATCTATCACAGAGCAAAGCTTCAAATTCTGGAGGTTTGGGATATTAAGCATAGATTACCACCCATCTTTTGATTTTCATTGTATGTGAACTCTATCTTTaaaatggttgaatttttttataatacagataCTGTTAAAACGGATGTCCCAGAGCTTGATGGTCTGGGTTTTATGGAGGATGTTTCTGGCTCACTTGGTAAATTGTTGTCATCTTCTACACGAGAGATCAAATGTGTGGAGAGCATTGTATTTTCCACCTTTAATCCTCCCCCAAGCTATAGAAGGTAGATATGAAACTTTGAGGCACATgtgaaaatgatttatttacttACTTTCTACACTTCATTTCttatatgaattgtataatggGTATTGGAAACATAATTTGTGGTGCTTTCATGTCTTCAGGCTTGTTGGggatttgatttatttggatGTAGTAACGGTGGAGGGAAACAAATATTGCATAACTGGAACCACAAAGATGTTTTATGTTAATTCAAGTACAGGAAATGTCCTTGATCCTAGGCCTAGTAAAGCTACTTCTGAATCAACTACCCTAATTGGGCTCTTGCAAAAGATTAGCCCCAAGTTCAAAAAGGGTAACTAAACTTGTTCTGTAATTTGATACATCTTTGAGGTGTCAAGTGTTATTATATTTGTTGctaatttttatttccttgtgTGTTCTTATTTGAAGCATTCCGTGAAATCCTGGAGAGGAAAGCCTCTGCACATCCATTTGAAAATGTTCAGTCTCTGTTGC
This sequence is a window from Mangifera indica cultivar Alphonso chromosome 5, CATAS_Mindica_2.1, whole genome shotgun sequence. Protein-coding genes within it:
- the LOC123217715 gene encoding protein LIM1; this encodes MKGFNSKALPLMLVFVLVTTSLVQQGKSHPCGSTFFAALVQLVPCRAAVAPFSPIPPSDACCNAVKTLGQPCLCTLVSGPPIAGVDRNMAMQLPDKCTANFEPCDIMK
- the LOC123216086 gene encoding transcription factor bHLH130-like, whose protein sequence is MSLMHTPNFRYPESDLRKNQEFMDPGHHYQEQNHHQHNSGLMRYRSAPSSFFESLANVNSGVVNNSEGYRYLQSSSPEIDTFLGKYMLPCDGSGDSEFGEKAMKQEESENITQQNGYSNGSSQMIYQSLPAHLTNDNPVSVGSTMDTSFGVANHSMALENSTQAKVGAGNGSNLARQNSSPPGLFSNLGIDNGFNVVRDVGCFTGTNGETSSSGSHLNNHINCPSRSSSRPMPQIGEIGSQNMGASTLEKNLGRNNGSTRQYMSNFLSDFWDDSSFRGLKRARDHDGSMFFGLNSLETQNGNPGNQPARLAHHLSLPKTSAELATVEKLLLFQGSVPCKIRAKRGCATHPRSIAERVRRTRISERMKKLQELFPNMDKQTNTADMLDLAVEYIKDLQKQVKTLTDTRTNCTCSSKQKPY